TAGTTGTCTGAATGGAGCCATGTCTATGCGTGCCTTTCACTGTTGATATGTGGTATTGCAGAACAATTTTTTTAGGAATATACTACTACCCTTTGCTGATCTAAATATCTGATATAACTAATTTCTTGATTGCTTGCCATGTCATGGGTTATAGTTAAAACAGTAACCAACAATTGTTTACATTTGGTGTAATGAAGGTTTGTCCATGGAAGTGCTCAGCTATCTATAAAGTGAAATTGATGACCTGGTGTTGGCTGGATCCTCTCATTGCCCTCCATGCATCAGATTGATCCCATCTCACATGATGAGGATACTATCGAGATGGAATTATTTCTTTTCGCATTGTTTTGCTTGTCAGTTTTGCATCTCCTATATGATTTACAACAAGACCTACATATGTGCAAATACTTCTGTTGTAGTGCTTGTATATTACTTGATGTCAAGTTTTACTAATGGGATATTGATTTACTAATGGGATCCTCACCATGTGCTGAAGAATAGTAGTTATAGATACTCTTACCTTTGTCATTTATTTACAAAGAATGGTGTTCTTTGTacagaattttgaaaaagagaagcaCCTAGCTGAGAATGGGAGATTGCTTCAATTACAGATTGCAGACTTTCATGCGGATTGCAGGGAGGTGGTTCTTCAATTGCAAAAAGGAGAAGTGGCATCCTTTTGGATGGAAGCTGCGGCCTCTTCTCTCTGAAGTTTTAGATCTCCAAGATAGCTGTATTTTCAAGGTCATTAATATCAATAGCCTAGGGAATTGGTATGCACACTGCCTTGCTATATGCAGGCAAAGACTATTTTATTAGTTCTGTTATTTTCTCTTGCTCTTCAGAGGATTACTGATCCAGTTGTACAATTTTCACAGTTATGTTATTTTCTCTTGTTCTTCAGAGGATCACCGATCTAATTCTACTATTTTATCAGCACTACTGAATGTAACTTGGGGTCAGTTTGACCTCATTGATGTACACTGTGCTGAATAAATAAAGTTGGTTAAAAAAGTGcagtttaatttttaatttgaaaTCTCTCTCATATGCTTTGCAGGTCAGGGGAGACAAAGACCTAATTAGCTCAAACTTGTCCCCACTCAGGTTCATCCCCATATCAAAATTTGTCCAACATATACCATCGAACTTGAGAAACAGACAAAATTTCAGGGTGAAGTGAAAAGTTGAATATTTTTAAGTTGTTTATTTCTAAACTGCTGCCGCAAGCTATAACttaagatttttttaaaaaacaaaaaacttcAGAGAGGCCTTCTTCATTCCTTTTAAAATATTTTGTTAGACATGGTTCTTTCTTTGATTGTATATAATAGCCATATCATATTATTGCTCTGGTGTGAGACTTTGCTTGTATAATAACCATATCATATTATTGCTCTATAGTGAGATCTTGTATGTATATCTTGTGAATGAATTTGATTTTTTCTCTTGGTGTGGCGCTGCGGagatcgtcttcctcctcctcgaggTAAAATCCGCGTGTGGCGATGTGAGCTCGTTCCCGAGTTTCTTGGGTTCTTGGTATTGAAACAATGGGGGTTTGGTTCCGTTCCCGCTTCTTGTAGGGTGGCGATTGTGCGCGCCGTGATGAGAGCACCGCTGTCCGCCGACGACGAACTGATTTTCTTGGCGGCCGGGATGCGTTCCCCCTCGAGGTAAGCCTGAGCGGCCATGCCCGTTCTTGGGTGATTTCTCATGGCGTTCTTGAATCACGGTGAGCACGGATGACCAATATGCTGTTTTGCAGGGTGGGGATGTTCTCGAACGCGAAGAAGCGGTCCCCCACGACGCTCCTTCCTCGtgcagcgacgacggcgagggcaccgccgtccgccgcgaACCCGCCCGTTCTGCCGGCGTCTCTGCTCGTGCTTCCGCCGCGGCAGCGAAGgacaacccgccgccgccgactgtcCCCGCAGCGACGATGGCGAGGgcaccgccgtccgccgcgaAGCCGCCCGTTCTTGCTTCTGCCGGCGTCTCTGCTCCTGCTTCCGCCGCGGCAGCGAAGGCCAACCCGTCGCGACCAACTGTCCCCGCAGCGGCTTCCGCTTCTACGTCAGCATTGGGCGGGCCTCCAGTTAGCTCCTCCTCCAGGAAGAGGAAGGCTacctcgtcctcctcgccggcgggcgCACCAGCTGCTCCATctccggcagcggcgggggtTCCGTACAGGAGACGGCTGAACACTGAATGCGACCGCATTCGTGCACACCTGCGGGGCCCCTTGGGGTTCGGGAAAGACAAACTGATGAGGGCGGCCGCAGGCAAGATACAGCGCCAGACGAAGGCGATCGTGGCCTGGGACGGGATGAACGGCGAGCAACAGCTCCGCCACGTCGTTCCAGGCATCGACTCATTGGCCTCCTCCACTCCACCGCAAATTTCATGGACACATTACCACCTGATGAGGATCCACAGGCCAGTGCACAGGGCCCTCCAGCTGGACCGGAGCCTGATGCGCAGACCTGAGCCTGATACTCTTGAGTTCTCTTAGATTAGGTTCCAAAATCCAAGCAGTAGTGTTTTTTGTAATATTTTGCAGCATCAATTTGATGCACAGTGGCCACAGTTTAGTAATCCCTTCAAACAGTTTTCATCATTGTTTGACACAACAACAGCTTTCATCATTGTTTGACACAACAATGCCAAAGCGTGTGATAATATATTTGTGCCGTCAGGCATCAAACTGATACATCAATATTCAGCAAAGCCCCAATGCACTACTTTAAATACATCAGAGAAATATTTTAGCTACAGAGAAGTACTACATATTAGATACAATTTTGTCAGTTTCTTTGGAAACAGCAGCAGCCTAATGTTGGACGACCAGATTCCTCCTCTATTAAACACAACTGATTGGTTTTGTACCACAGATCAGTATCTCGATGATCAACTGCAACACCAGAACCATGCCATCCTACAAAAATCCATATGTCAAATGTGAACAGAAAATTCAAAGGCACCTAAACATTGCTTCTAGGGCCAGTATCATGGTGGAACAACATATAACCAATGACCTCCATCACCCTAGAAAAATACCCACCTTTAAGGAAATCCAGAACCAAGCAATCAAGCAAGTCCCTATCCACATCTAGCTCTCCATATTCAAGTCTGCGCTTTATTTCTCCCCAGAGCATGGTAATCTCCCTATGCATGTCCATTGAAGAATAACCGCACAATATGTGGCAAAATGTATAAGAAGTGGGCCTGATATTTTGTTCTCTCATACGCTTATATGTGCAGAGTGCATCTTCAATCATTTTTGCCTTGCAGAAGAAAAGAATGGAATTATTGAACTCCAATGTCAAGTGCTCTCCAGGGTTGTAATGTTTCATTTCTTCAGCCAAAGCAGCAAACAAAGATGAATGAGTGAGAGGTATTTCATCCTTCACTATTTTGGCAATATTCTTGATGGTAAATGGTGAATTAGTACGAATATCATCCATTGTAGATGAAATCTTTTGTATCTGCTGGAGGAGCCCATTGAATTCTTCTGACTTATTCTCCTTCTCATATGCTCTCAAAAGAGAAATGTAACTAGCAATCCCAACTTGGATTCCAGCTGACTCTTAAATCATCTAGGATATTGAGCAGCATGCAACCATCCCATTTGAATGCATGCATTAACCACATCTTGAAGAGAAATTACATCTATATCTTCTTTATGTAACATGATAAAAAGGTTAGATAGTGTATgcatattccttgatttcacaCAGCCTACAATAAGTTTAGCAAGAGCCTTTTCAGTATGAAGAAGATTTCCATCAGTAAGGACAACAAGCCCAAATTGGCTTTCTGTACCCAAAATGAAACCTCTGTCAACTTTCCCAGGATCAAACATTATTTTATATCCGGTTTTCAGATTTCCAGAACCAATTTGTATGGCACCTTGTTTCTGTAAGCCATTGCAAAAGAAAACACTAGGTTTTCGTTGCTGATGCAGATTGATTAAAAATTTTGCAGCAGCATCCATGTCATTATATTTGAAATGCAGGCTCAATAGACTGTCATAAAAATGCTGATAATACTGAAGAAATGGCAAAGATGTTAAAGAGTCAATACTTCTTTTCATTTGTATCAACTCATCTCGTTGCCCAACCATCTCGAAGACATGGCTAGCGATCACCACTGTATTTACATCGGCCACAACTCCGACCAATGACATCAGTTCCATTATTCTCTGGGCTTTGATAATGCATTTAAAGTTCACACATGACTCTAAAACCATATTGAACAAGGTGGCACTGTTCTTTATTGGATCCAGTTTTTTCATTTCCCGTCTATCTGCAACTTGGTCCAAGAAACTCTCACAAGTCTCAATCAGAACATCACTGACAAGATAGGATCCAACCTGTGACTTCAACATATGCAGAAACACCATGCTCAGCAAATCAACATCAGGAAGCTTTCCACTCTCAAGTATGATCCTCAGGACTGTGGAGGCTGGAACAGGCATCTGATCTCTTGCAAGTGCCAACGCTAGCTTCATCAGGGAGTCACAGTTAAGAAGGTTGCTGTTAATTTGATGAACTGAGAGAACCATGTCAAATGCCCTCTGAAGCCACCTCCGACTAGACATGTAGGACAGCGACACGATCATGCTATTCAGTACCTGTGGTTcaggaagaccgtgcagcttcTTGTAGTTTCCAAATGATTGCAGTGCCTCTTCGACATTGCCATCCTTCATACCACTGTCTATCTTTCTCAACAGCGTTTCACGGGATGACGCCTCCCATGGTAGAACCTTACTGGTGCTAGTGGAAATATACCTCCTCCATGGCTCATAGCCATTGGCCTGAACaacacatgcatgcatcttATTAGTCACAAaagcaagcaaactatgcacAACAGCACAAGCATAGCTCAAATTGTTTCCAGCAGTATGCTCTTACAGGTGAGGCAGCTTTGGCAGCGCAAGGGAAGGACGCGAGGCGTCGGTAGTGGTAGCACGCCTGAAACAAGCTCCTCATCGCGGGATCCCCCTCATTGCCAATGCCAAGAGTGTCTTACTCTAGCTGAGTGTTAATGCTGGACATAAAGGTTCAGCTGAAAACAAGCCCAATTCTAGGGACAAAGAAGAATAACAATGGAAAAATTGGCTAGAGGACATCATTCAAACTTGTTTTTTGCTCGTAACCACTaaaaaatatctctttgctaTAGGAAACACTCTTCAACCATACTAATTTTCCGCAGGACACTATAATCCATTAATAGTATTTTCAACTCAAAAGAGTCACAGAACACATAATCTGGACAAGTTTACCCATACCCTTCAAACACGACATACGTTGGCTAGGATAATTTGGTTCTTCTATCAATAGGGGGAAAAACTCTAAACCAAGCCAAAAAAACAATTTACTCTGCCTTCATCCATTCGCCATGTGCCAGATTTGATTCTAATTAATAAGTTCTAGCTGGCGGTGCCAACCATCCCACAAAGACATTCCCTGCTCTGAACGACTGAATTGTATAAAAAAGTAGCTTTCCTATCTAGCTTATCTCTTGGATCATATGCTGCCCATGCCTGAACCAAAAAGCTTAGTCTCTGTTTTGGCAATTATGCATACCAGTTCTCTACCACAGATTATTCATCCAGTACATAGCAATAGAGGGAGGGAACTTACTCCGGTCGGGGGAAGGACGGTGGCAGCGGGGTTACTCCGGTTCGTGGGGGAGGGCAGGGCCGGCGGTGCTGCTCTgtcggtggggggggggggggtccaatGGCGTCTCGGGCGTGGTTCCTGAGGAGTGGGAGAGGAGAGATACCCGCGTGAGGGCAGGCCCGTGGCCGGCCGCTCCTCTGCTCGCGGTGGCAGGGCCACCGCGGCCACTTCCACGAGCGCAGCGGCGTCCCAGCGGCGGATTCCAGCGCCGGCGGCCCCGGCGgactcccgcggcggcggcggctcccctcCTAGCGGCTGCGGCTGTAGGGGGGTGGGGAGCGGTGCGCGGACGCGCTCTGGCCGGACGTCCTCGGCGGCGCAGTTGAAAACGGGAGGAGGCGCTCGCGAGTCGCGACGGGAGGAAAACGGAGTCTGGGGGTGAAAACGGAGGTGTAGGGGTGGGCCTAGTTGAATTCAgggcatgtttagttcccaaaaatttttccGCCGCattaaatttttgaaaacatgcatggaatattaaatataatttaaaaaataattaattacataatttagttgtaaatgatgagatggatcgtttgagcctaattagtccatgatggacactaattaccaacaggggcggagctagagCAAAGTTGAGGGGGTGTGAGTGCGACATTTCATATCAATTAAAGTTCGACTAATAAGCGTGAAAAATTATAAATGTTCAAGCAACATATTGCAAATTAACAATGTGTCATGTACAGCAGCAAGTAATGGTGATAGGAGTTATCTTATCATTTATCAAAATCAAATATAGCGAGAGATAGCGTACCACAATTGTCAAAAATACTCAAGATCCTTCTGcttaaagaaaaagagaaggaaCAAGTCAATTTCAAGCAAAGAAATGATAAAATCATTCAttccaaaaagaaaaggaaaactgaTTGTCTTAATTTTAGAGGTTATATTTCCGTCCTTTTCCTTCTATTTTCATGAAACTACGAACCACTGCAGTGCTCATCACCAATTTTGTTGGACAGATATGTCTTCACAAGCTTCATGGCCGAAAAGCATCTTTCTACTGTTGCAGTGGCCACAGGCAGCACTAGTACAAGCTTCAAAAGTTGATAAACCAATGCATAACGATGAGTTTTTCCTGTCTCCACCATTTTTTGTGCAAGCTCACTAATGGTGTTTAAGTTGAAGAATCTGTTGTCTTCTCGCACATCAGCAATGTACATGTTAAGTTGGGCCCTAAGATCCCTCAAATTCGTAGAGCCAAAATCATCAAGATATAACTTTGCTAGGCTTATCAAACTCTCCACATTAAAATCACGAAATGATTCTCTTGGACTGAATGCAACTGAACAAATAAGCAACTGAGAGTTTGTCTCATTAAAGAGGCTATCAAGTTCTTGAAGCAACCAATCAATAATGTTATTAAAACAATCCACTTGATAGTAATGCTTGTTTGTGATTCCAAATTTTTTCCTTTGTTGTTGGGGATTAACATATGCATCCTCCATTTCCAACTTACTAATATCATGACCGTCACAAGACTCATTCACTTCATCCAATAAATTTGTTCATCCATCTTTTCTAAGACCATCCAAATTGATTCTAGCGCTCGTGGGAAGAGAGGAGAATGGAGGAGAGACAGAGgccgagggaggagggaggagccggGTGGAGGGGGCGTCGGCAATGGGAGCCCACCGCGCCCGGAGCTCGCGCCGGCTGCAACTCGCCTGGCCGGAGCCCGCGCCGTCCGGAGCTTGGCCGCCGCACCTGGCCGGAGCCCGCACCGGCGCTTGAGGAAAAGGGGCGTgcggaggagcagaggaggtAGGGAAGGCAGAGAGAGACGGGGAGAGAGGGCGCTCGGAAATAAATTAAAGAAAAaggaggctgacatgtgggcccataCTTCGGTAGTTGGTATAGAAGATGAAATTTAGAGTACGACGGATGTGGGAGAAACTGATATAGAGTACATAATTTTGATGACCAGACATAAATATTTCTTTTGAATGGTGAATATAGAATATGATGAATGTAGACAGCATCAGTGGGGAAGAAAGAGCCGGCGGCTGGGCCCCCTTTATCACCCACACCAGGGAGGAGGGAACGGGAGGGGCACGGAGGTCTTTTCATTCGAAGAGAGGTAGCAAAAATGAGAATTGAGCAGATGTCGTCCATGAAAATGATAAATAGTTAAATAACTCATTTAATCACATATTTGAATACCAATTAGGAGTATTAGTATTagctaattataaaataaattacatCATTAATATATGTTTAAtcttaattaatctatcattagtaCATGTTTACTATACTAAAATATGATCAAATCATATACTAATTAGACTTGATAGATTTTTCTTGTGAATTACTCTCAatatttagttcccaaaatattTTTGCTAAATATTTagactgtgtttagttcccaaaatattTTTACCAAAAACGATatcgaatctttggacacatgcatggaatattaaatatGGACAAAAATTGCACAATTTgcgtgtaaattgcgagacgaaccttttgagcctaattacgccatgatttgataatatggtgctacagtaaatatttgctaatgacaaattaattagacttaataaatttatcttgCAGTTTACAGGTGAAATCTGTAATTTGTTTGGTATTAgtttacatttaatacttcaaatgtgtccTTGTACTTCAAAACCTTTACATCTCCAGAACTAACAACACCCGTAGTACTTCTAATTGGTGACTAAATATCTGATGTGACGGGAATTAAAGTTTAATCCCCTTCATCCAAACAGATATGATCGAAGGATTCGAGGGCTCACGGCCGTCAATGGTGGAGAGGTCGGATTCATGGCTATATCGGGTTTCAGCTGGAACACGTGGACATTTTCGCAGGTGGTGTCGTCGTCAGGGACTGGAGGGCAGATTTGGTTTGGTCAAACGCGAGGCTCACCCAATCAGAGGCCAGCGTCTCACGTCGCGCCACGCGTGAGCCCGCACCGGCAGGCGAATGGCCCACATCGTGTTCCTCCGCGCTTCCGCCGCCGACCTCACCGCCGGCAAGCCGCCGCTGCGGGGCGTCCCGGCCTCGGCGCCGctctccgcggcggccgcggccatcCCGGCGTCGCAGGAGGCCGACGTGGCCGTCTGGCGCGACGGCGCCTCGCCCCTGCCGCGGCCATCCCGGCGTCGCAGGAGGCCGACGTGGCCGTCTGGCGCGACGGCGCCTCGCCCC
The Panicum virgatum strain AP13 chromosome 6N, P.virgatum_v5, whole genome shotgun sequence genome window above contains:
- the LOC120677432 gene encoding uncharacterized protein LOC120677432, with protein sequence MARAPPSAAKPPVLASAGVSAPASAAAAKANPSRPTVPAAASASTSALGGPPVSSSSRKRKATSSSSPAGAPAAPSPAAAGVPYRRRLNTECDRIRAHLRGPLGFGKDKLMRAAAGKIQRQTKAIVAWDGMNGEQQLRHVVPGIDSLASSTPPQISWTHYHLMRIHRPVHRALQLDRSLMRRPEPDTLEFS